The following are encoded together in the Candidatus Methylomirabilis oxygeniifera genome:
- a CDS encoding putative General secretion pathway protein E (Type II traffic warden ATPase) (Evidence 3 : Function proposed based on presence of conserved amino acid motif, structural feature or limited homology; Product type pt : putative transporter): MSSRQAGEVREPIGEILIREGSVTREQLQRGLSHQREIGKRLGETLVELGYASDEDVAKALAKQYSLPYLSLASLSITPVPIRDRVSPKYLREHKVFPIEMKDGTLTVAMSDLTDPYTLDDLRLSTGLAITVCIANEREIIEAIDQYYGDGQTTIEKIVKGYSEEEGGGSGEDREDVDHLRDLASEAPVIQLVNLLITRAVEARASDIHIEPFEDTFRIRYRVDGVLLDQESPPKRLQRAVISRVKIMAKMNIAERRLPQDGRIRLQILGKDLDLRVSTVPTLHGESVVMRILDRSSLLLSLGDMGMPEDIRLQFQRLIRKPHGMILVTGPTGSGKTTTLYTALSEINSADKKIITIEDPVEYQLQGVNQIHVKAKIGLTFASGLRSIVRQDPDIIMVGEIRDAETADIAIHSALTGHLVFSTLHTNDAPGAITRLLDMGIENYLVSSVLVAVLAQRLVRVICPECREPYRLDAAAVRKMGIKTAVDGALQVFRGKGCAACNFTGYHGRSGIYEFLAINEEIQRLILEKADSNTIRQKAIAFGMNTLWEDGWMKVEQGVTTVEDLLRVTKEEA; encoded by the coding sequence ATGAGCAGTCGGCAAGCCGGCGAAGTACGTGAACCGATCGGCGAAATCCTGATCCGTGAGGGTTCCGTCACTCGAGAGCAGCTCCAGCGTGGGCTGAGTCACCAGCGGGAAATCGGCAAGCGGTTGGGCGAGACTCTCGTAGAGCTTGGATATGCCTCCGATGAGGACGTGGCAAAGGCCCTCGCCAAGCAGTATTCGCTTCCCTACCTTTCTCTTGCCTCTCTCTCGATTACACCTGTGCCGATCCGAGATCGGGTGTCGCCGAAGTACCTGCGTGAGCACAAGGTCTTCCCGATTGAGATGAAGGATGGGACGCTGACCGTTGCCATGAGCGATCTGACCGATCCGTATACGCTGGATGATCTTCGACTGAGTACCGGGCTCGCTATCACCGTCTGTATCGCTAACGAGCGGGAGATCATTGAGGCGATCGACCAGTATTATGGTGATGGTCAGACAACGATCGAGAAGATCGTCAAGGGGTACAGCGAGGAGGAGGGTGGAGGATCCGGCGAGGATCGCGAGGATGTTGATCACCTTCGCGATCTGGCCTCCGAGGCCCCAGTCATCCAGCTTGTCAATCTGCTCATCACCCGGGCGGTAGAGGCCCGCGCCAGCGACATACATATTGAGCCGTTCGAGGATACATTTCGAATCCGCTACCGGGTCGATGGAGTACTGCTGGACCAGGAGTCTCCTCCCAAGCGGCTGCAACGGGCCGTGATCTCTCGTGTCAAGATCATGGCCAAGATGAACATTGCCGAGCGACGGCTTCCACAGGACGGACGAATCAGGCTCCAGATCCTAGGCAAGGACCTGGATCTCCGAGTTTCCACGGTTCCCACACTACACGGTGAGAGCGTGGTGATGCGAATCCTGGATCGTAGCAGTCTTCTCCTGAGCCTAGGAGACATGGGCATGCCCGAAGATATTCGCCTACAATTCCAGCGGCTTATCAGAAAGCCGCATGGCATGATCCTGGTGACTGGTCCGACAGGAAGCGGCAAAACGACGACCCTCTATACGGCGTTGAGCGAGATCAACTCGGCCGACAAGAAGATTATTACGATTGAGGACCCGGTGGAGTACCAGCTCCAGGGAGTCAACCAGATCCATGTCAAGGCCAAGATCGGTCTGACCTTCGCCAGCGGCCTACGCTCCATCGTTCGTCAGGATCCAGACATTATCATGGTTGGGGAGATCCGCGATGCAGAGACCGCGGACATCGCCATCCACTCCGCGCTGACCGGGCATCTGGTGTTCAGCACGCTGCACACGAACGATGCACCCGGCGCCATCACGCGGCTCCTGGATATGGGCATCGAAAACTACCTGGTATCCAGCGTCCTCGTGGCGGTCCTGGCTCAACGTCTGGTTCGCGTCATCTGCCCCGAGTGCCGGGAGCCGTACCGGTTGGATGCGGCTGCGGTTCGGAAAATGGGGATCAAAACCGCAGTCGATGGAGCGCTGCAGGTGTTTCGTGGTAAAGGATGCGCCGCCTGCAATTTTACCGGATACCATGGGCGCAGCGGCATCTACGAGTTTTTGGCAATCAATGAAGAGATTCAACGACTGATTCTGGAGAAGGCCGACTCGAATACGATTCGGCAGAAGGCGATAGCTTTTGGGATGAATACCCTGTGGGAAGATGGTTGGATGAAAGTTGAGCAGGGAGTGACTACAGTAGAGGACCTGCTGCGGGTCACGAAAGAGGAGGCGTAA
- a CDS encoding putative General secretion pathway protein I, GspI (modular protein) (Evidence 3 : Function proposed based on presence of conserved amino acid motif, structural feature or limited homology), which translates to MRENRSRCNILRLPIYKWGERGDLRFGARCTLDPALRTPYRSCRTSHGFTLLEVIVALAILGVGFALAVELLVAGVRSAKASEEYTQAVLLARQKIAEVAAARNLASTGEAGEFGGGFRWASEIQPLEQPEELPGRLFSVKVRVTWPGRRGEKAVNLQTLRMIVDEKKLGQTRVVQ; encoded by the coding sequence ATGCGTGAGAATCGTTCCAGGTGCAACATCCTCCGACTCCCCATTTACAAATGGGGGGAACGGGGAGATTTGAGGTTCGGGGCGCGTTGTACCTTGGATCCCGCACTTCGGACTCCCTACCGCTCTTGTCGCACCTCGCACGGTTTTACGTTACTGGAAGTTATCGTCGCTTTGGCTATTCTTGGCGTCGGGTTTGCTCTGGCCGTGGAACTGTTAGTCGCTGGGGTTCGCTCTGCGAAGGCGTCCGAAGAGTACACTCAAGCAGTCCTGCTGGCTCGACAGAAAATAGCCGAGGTTGCCGCAGCGCGGAATCTTGCGAGCACCGGCGAGGCAGGAGAGTTCGGTGGGGGATTCCGTTGGGCGTCGGAGATCCAGCCGCTCGAACAACCGGAGGAACTTCCCGGTCGGCTCTTCAGCGTCAAGGTGCGCGTGACTTGGCCTGGCCGCCGTGGAGAGAAGGCTGTGAATCTACAGACCTTGAGAATGATAGTAGATGAAAAGAAGTTGGGACAGACGCGTGTCGTCCAATAA
- a CDS encoding conserved protein of unknown function (Evidence 4 : Homologs of previously reported genes of unknown function) has product MIVVANRVPVTKGYEREFEKRFDHRLSVVERMPGFIRNEILRPIQGDYYILMTHWESQETFEAWTQSEEFKQVHASMAPKEMCPGPNGFEIHEVILVSEKRP; this is encoded by the coding sequence ATGATTGTCGTAGCAAACAGGGTACCTGTCACAAAAGGGTATGAACGGGAGTTTGAGAAGCGGTTCGACCACCGCTTGAGCGTCGTAGAACGCATGCCGGGATTTATCCGAAACGAGATCCTGCGGCCTATCCAGGGTGATTACTATATCCTCATGACCCATTGGGAGAGTCAAGAGACGTTTGAGGCCTGGACTCAGAGTGAAGAGTTCAAGCAGGTCCACGCCAGCATGGCGCCTAAGGAGATGTGCCCCGGTCCCAACGGCTTCGAGATACACGAGGTCATCCTGGTGTCGGAGAAGAGGCCGTAA
- a CDS encoding protein of unknown function (Evidence 5 : No homology to any previously reported sequences), with amino-acid sequence MSSNKNVLSVKCQVLSEDHFELRTQHSTLNTQHSEPSGEAGFTLLELLISLTIVALIFVAVLGAIQIGVKSWEGGEARAEESQRNRTLVDTLARDLTMIYPLRVKEQDKDVMVFHGKSDSLEFATLPQIYGAEPFSHMVRIVSYTVESDRGLVATTSYPLAGSTSAVLDGQAKLLDERISEVRFRYLVPEGRSEENLPPAWHDSWDPSRDDMLVPPSRIVPSPSSLRALKGSNRLPLAVELTLTIRQTRSREIRELILPPLVLPIQVGRTL; translated from the coding sequence GTGTCGTCCAATAAGAACGTGTTAAGTGTTAAGTGCCAAGTGTTAAGTGAAGACCATTTCGAGTTACGAACTCAACACTCAACACTCAACACTCAACACTCGGAGCCGTCCGGCGAAGCCGGGTTTACGCTGCTTGAGCTTCTGATCTCCCTGACGATCGTCGCCCTGATCTTCGTTGCTGTACTGGGGGCTATCCAGATTGGTGTTAAATCGTGGGAAGGTGGGGAGGCGCGAGCGGAAGAGAGCCAGCGTAATCGTACTCTTGTCGATACCCTGGCGCGAGACCTGACGATGATCTACCCGTTGCGCGTGAAAGAGCAGGATAAGGATGTCATGGTCTTTCATGGTAAATCCGACTCTCTTGAATTCGCCACCCTTCCGCAGATCTATGGGGCTGAGCCATTCAGCCACATGGTCAGAATCGTGAGCTATACTGTGGAGTCTGATCGGGGACTGGTGGCGACGACAAGCTACCCCCTGGCTGGTTCGACATCGGCTGTACTTGATGGTCAGGCTAAACTGCTTGACGAGCGGATATCGGAGGTACGTTTCCGGTACCTTGTGCCGGAGGGTAGGTCGGAGGAAAACCTCCCCCCCGCATGGCACGATTCGTGGGACCCTTCAAGGGACGATATGCTTGTTCCCCCATCTCGAATCGTTCCATCTCCCTCTAGTCTGCGCGCCTTGAAGGGTTCTAATCGCTTACCGTTGGCTGTTGAGCTCACTCTCACGATTCGGCAGACGAGATCGCGGGAGATTCGGGAGTTGATCCTTCCGCCGCTGGTCCTTCCGATACAGGTGGGACGAACGTTATGA
- a CDS encoding Short-chain dehydrogenase/reductase SDR precursor: protein MTRLSQSPELQGWALILGASSGFGGAASLALAEAGMHIFGVHLDRKATMPNVERIVTGIKQTGREAIFFNVNASDPEKRREVLDQAEKILADRGEPSSVKVVLHSLAFGTLKPFLAPSPKDAITQAQMDMTLDVMAHSLIYWVQDLVMRQLMVRGGRVYAMTSSGGTRVWSGYGAVSAAKASLESHIRQLAMELAPLGITANAIRAGVTDTPALRKIPGNHEIIQTAQKINPSGRLTTPEDIAAALVVLSRPETYWMTGNVIGIDGGEDVVGFCISPFAAAGLEGPPPA from the coding sequence ATGACAAGACTATCGCAGAGTCCGGAGCTACAGGGGTGGGCCCTGATCCTGGGAGCCTCCAGCGGCTTTGGCGGGGCCGCCTCGCTTGCCCTGGCTGAAGCAGGAATGCATATCTTCGGCGTACACCTGGACCGTAAGGCAACCATGCCGAATGTCGAGCGAATCGTGACCGGGATCAAGCAGACGGGGCGGGAAGCGATTTTCTTCAATGTCAACGCCTCCGATCCGGAGAAGCGGCGCGAGGTCCTGGATCAGGCAGAGAAGATACTGGCCGATCGGGGGGAGCCCTCGTCGGTGAAGGTGGTGCTGCACTCCCTCGCCTTCGGGACCCTGAAGCCGTTTCTCGCCCCTTCGCCCAAGGACGCCATCACCCAAGCCCAGATGGATATGACGCTGGATGTCATGGCTCATAGTCTCATCTATTGGGTTCAGGATCTGGTGATGCGACAGTTGATGGTTCGCGGTGGGCGGGTGTACGCGATGACCAGCTCCGGCGGAACGCGAGTCTGGTCAGGCTATGGGGCCGTATCGGCGGCCAAGGCATCCCTGGAGTCTCACATTCGGCAACTTGCGATGGAACTGGCCCCCCTGGGGATCACGGCGAACGCGATACGCGCAGGAGTGACCGATACCCCGGCGCTCCGGAAGATTCCCGGCAACCATGAGATCATACAGACCGCGCAAAAGATTAATCCTTCCGGCCGCCTGACTACGCCGGAGGACATTGCCGCAGCCCTCGTTGTCTTGAGCCGTCCGGAGACCTACTGGATGACGGGTAACGTAATCGGGATAGACGGAGGCGAGGATGTCGTAGGGTTCTGTATCTCTCCTTTCGCGGCGGCAGGCCTGGAAGGGCCGCCACCCGCTTGA
- a CDS encoding exported protein of unknown function (Evidence 5 : No homology to any previously reported sequences), translating into MSNKREARLNNRTVQCTRGFTLLELTVVLFILMLATVLVAPAFSRSFGQTQLKAATRDIMTLCRFARTQAIANQDILEVVLDRQTNRYWLRGPDWIVGRLSSIDRVETVEDPEQPWQAQIRQARVRSLPPGVSLKSVVLATGPLLPDERGVIAFFPQGSSTGGSIDLSDEKGRSYRIIVDPSVGLVRISSAENA; encoded by the coding sequence GTGTCAAACAAGCGGGAAGCCAGGCTGAACAATAGAACAGTACAATGCACGAGGGGATTCACGCTCCTCGAGCTTACCGTCGTCCTATTCATCCTTATGCTGGCAACCGTGCTCGTTGCGCCGGCCTTCAGCCGATCATTCGGACAGACTCAGCTCAAGGCTGCGACGAGGGATATTATGACCCTCTGTCGGTTTGCCAGAACGCAGGCGATCGCCAATCAGGATATATTGGAGGTGGTGCTCGACCGACAGACCAATCGCTATTGGCTCAGAGGTCCGGACTGGATTGTCGGGCGTCTCAGCAGTATAGACCGGGTGGAGACGGTGGAAGACCCCGAACAGCCTTGGCAGGCTCAGATTCGACAGGCTCGGGTTCGCTCCCTCCCGCCAGGCGTAAGCCTGAAGTCCGTTGTCCTCGCCACTGGTCCCCTTTTACCTGATGAGCGTGGCGTCATCGCCTTCTTCCCGCAGGGGAGTTCGACGGGTGGATCGATCGACCTTTCCGATGAGAAAGGGCGAAGCTATCGAATTATTGTGGATCCATCGGTTGGGCTCGTTCGCATCAGTTCCGCAGAGAATGCGTGA
- a CDS encoding protein of unknown function (Evidence 5 : No homology to any previously reported sequences) gives MSKRFCSNCIEIDVRSRMVNTMIFPGNLYELEELSDLTETHLDCRYLHAYGGGHPECELGIVTA, from the coding sequence GTGTCGAAACGGTTCTGCAGCAACTGTATCGAGATAGACGTACGGTCCCGCATGGTCAATACGATGATCTTCCCGGGCAATCTGTATGAGCTAGAAGAGCTTAGCGACCTAACTGAGACTCACCTTGATTGCCGCTATTTGCACGCCTATGGAGGGGGGCATCCGGAATGTGAGTTGGGGATCGTCACTGCCTGA
- a CDS encoding exported protein of unknown function (Evidence 5 : No homology to any previously reported sequences): MALVVVLWILAFLGVVFTTFTFSMRTELAAAGNFKQKAEAYYLAEAGIYRAAAEIINADRDLPPDSKSYDALNERWHTNPAAYENVALGGGHYWVAVRDEESKIPLDGQITPQYDAMLRRLFSNSGVRDEKLLSTIVDSIQDWRDTDNLHRMSGAEDDYYLSLPSSYRAKNGGFETIDELLLIRGLTQEILYGNIASQPRRTELEARLPWERDLKPGEYLGVAQHLSLHSTGQVNINTASPDVLMALGLTAVETKCVLSRRTGEPFRGDAVGQLTVLFTSAGCAGLSGRDSQSQVRASLGPLVKATSSNFSVESVARMTGSRLTVRIAAILRNEGTSGRPKLSVRLWSLDPRQGGV, from the coding sequence TTGGCGCTTGTGGTCGTGCTCTGGATTCTGGCATTTCTAGGTGTCGTATTTACGACCTTTACCTTTTCGATGCGTACAGAGCTGGCTGCGGCGGGCAACTTCAAACAGAAAGCGGAGGCGTACTATTTGGCAGAGGCCGGCATTTACCGGGCGGCTGCGGAGATCATCAACGCCGATCGAGATCTCCCGCCCGACTCGAAGAGCTACGATGCTCTAAATGAGCGCTGGCATACCAATCCGGCTGCCTATGAGAACGTGGCATTAGGCGGCGGACATTACTGGGTAGCGGTCAGGGATGAGGAGAGCAAGATTCCCCTGGATGGGCAGATAACTCCCCAATACGATGCGATGCTTCGTCGATTGTTTTCCAACTCAGGTGTCAGGGATGAGAAGCTTCTGTCCACTATCGTTGATTCAATTCAGGACTGGCGAGATACCGATAACCTTCATCGTATGAGCGGCGCCGAGGACGACTACTACCTATCCCTCCCCAGCTCGTACCGAGCGAAGAACGGAGGCTTCGAAACTATCGATGAACTACTCCTGATCAGAGGATTAACCCAGGAAATCCTGTACGGCAATATTGCCAGCCAACCACGACGGACGGAGCTTGAAGCCCGGCTACCGTGGGAACGGGATCTCAAGCCGGGCGAATACCTTGGAGTGGCGCAGCACCTGTCGCTCCATAGCACCGGTCAGGTGAATATCAATACGGCAAGTCCGGACGTGTTGATGGCGCTTGGGCTGACGGCCGTAGAGACGAAGTGTGTCCTCAGCCGGCGGACAGGGGAGCCATTTCGTGGAGATGCGGTGGGACAACTCACTGTTCTCTTTACTTCTGCCGGCTGCGCAGGTTTGTCGGGGCGCGATAGCCAGAGCCAAGTCCGCGCCAGTCTTGGTCCACTTGTCAAAGCTACCTCATCGAATTTTTCGGTCGAATCGGTTGCGCGGATGACGGGATCGAGGCTCACGGTTCGTATAGCTGCCATCCTGCGAAATGAGGGGACGTCCGGCCGACCGAAACTCTCCGTGCGTCTGTGGAGCCTTGATCCGAGGCAGGGGGGTGTATGA
- the gspG gene encoding pseudopilin, cryptic, general secretion pathway (Evidence 2b : Function of strongly homologous gene; PubMedId : 95204361, 96256608; Product type t : transporter), whose amino-acid sequence MDIRRVKDIRIWQEAGGRTLRRNQAGFTLIELLVVIIIIGLLAALVGPKLFGRVGKGKQAAAQAQIELFGAALDNFRLDVGRYPTSDEGLRALLVNPGGVENWDGPYLKKQELPVDPWTHAYAYKAPGEHGDYDIVSYGGDGVAGGDGENQDVVSWKSVKQAGSQAEQ is encoded by the coding sequence GTGGACATTCGACGGGTTAAAGATATCCGGATATGGCAGGAAGCGGGAGGCCGGACCTTGCGCCGTAATCAGGCTGGGTTCACCCTTATCGAGTTGCTGGTTGTTATCATCATTATCGGCTTGTTGGCGGCCTTAGTGGGCCCGAAGCTTTTTGGCAGGGTGGGAAAGGGTAAGCAAGCGGCTGCACAAGCTCAGATTGAACTGTTCGGCGCCGCCCTGGACAATTTTCGACTGGACGTTGGTCGGTACCCGACTAGCGACGAAGGGCTGAGGGCACTTCTCGTGAATCCAGGCGGGGTCGAGAACTGGGATGGTCCCTATCTGAAAAAACAAGAGCTTCCCGTTGATCCGTGGACTCACGCCTATGCCTATAAGGCGCCAGGAGAGCATGGAGATTACGATATTGTCTCGTATGGCGGTGATGGCGTAGCGGGTGGTGACGGAGAGAATCAGGATGTTGTGAGTTGGAAGAGTGTCAAACAAGCGGGAAGCCAGGCTGAACAATAG
- the gspF gene encoding general secretory pathway component, cryptic (Evidence 2b : Function of strongly homologous gene; PubMedId : 7896718, 96256608; Product type t : transporter) yields MGTFQYTATDRTAKIVHGSMEAADERAVVAWLRANGYYPIKIGQPGSTMEVRPSAARLPTTFARGPSAQDVLAFTQQLATLLEAGMELDRSLAILLDLTDNQRFRSILRSILTDIQAGNSFADGLAKHPRLFSRLYINMVKAGEASGVLEVILSRLAGFMERSKAVRDEVTSALIYPILLLFVGGGAVVVMMNFVIPRFAQIFSDTKQLMPLPTRILLAISAFTTGYWWVFVGLIGLVGIGFRVYLQTDQGKVQWDQLKLSLPLLGRLIQEIEVSRFARTFGTLLQSGVPVLAAVSIVKETIANRVIVAAMSRLQEGVKRGEGISGPLRATAAFPSFSIHMAKVGEETGKLEEMLIKVADTYDERVRRTVKRLTSLLEPILILFLGLVVGFIVLSMLLAIFSINELPL; encoded by the coding sequence ATGGGGACATTTCAATATACCGCCACTGATCGTACCGCCAAGATCGTCCATGGTAGCATGGAGGCTGCCGATGAGCGGGCGGTCGTGGCTTGGCTCAGAGCTAACGGTTACTATCCGATCAAGATCGGACAGCCCGGTAGCACAATGGAGGTCAGACCGAGTGCTGCTCGGCTCCCGACTACGTTTGCCAGGGGACCATCTGCCCAGGATGTTCTGGCCTTCACGCAACAGCTCGCGACATTGCTCGAGGCCGGGATGGAGTTGGATCGGAGTCTGGCGATTCTGTTGGACCTGACCGACAACCAACGGTTTCGATCGATTCTTCGCAGCATTCTGACTGATATCCAGGCGGGTAATTCATTCGCCGACGGTCTGGCCAAACACCCACGACTTTTCTCCAGGCTGTACATCAATATGGTCAAGGCTGGGGAGGCAAGTGGTGTGTTGGAGGTGATCCTCTCACGGCTGGCCGGGTTTATGGAGCGCTCAAAGGCGGTACGGGACGAAGTAACATCGGCCCTCATCTATCCGATTCTATTGCTCTTCGTTGGTGGCGGTGCTGTGGTGGTCATGATGAACTTCGTGATCCCACGGTTTGCTCAGATCTTCTCAGACACGAAGCAGCTTATGCCGCTGCCGACGAGGATACTTTTGGCGATCAGCGCGTTCACGACCGGTTACTGGTGGGTATTTGTGGGGCTGATTGGCCTTGTTGGAATCGGGTTTCGAGTCTATTTACAGACTGACCAGGGGAAGGTGCAGTGGGATCAGTTGAAATTGTCGCTCCCTCTGTTGGGTCGCCTGATTCAGGAGATCGAGGTCTCTCGTTTTGCCAGGACATTCGGGACGCTTCTCCAAAGCGGGGTCCCGGTACTCGCGGCTGTTTCTATCGTCAAGGAGACGATCGCGAATCGAGTCATTGTTGCCGCCATGTCCAGGTTACAGGAGGGGGTAAAACGGGGCGAAGGGATCAGCGGCCCACTGCGGGCTACCGCCGCCTTTCCGTCCTTTTCCATCCATATGGCGAAGGTAGGGGAAGAGACGGGAAAACTCGAGGAGATGCTGATCAAGGTCGCCGATACCTATGACGAGCGTGTGCGGCGGACAGTCAAGCGCCTGACTTCACTGCTTGAGCCGATCCTGATCCTCTTTCTTGGGCTTGTCGTCGGGTTCATTGTGCTGTCGATGCTGCTTGCCATCTTCAGTATCAATGAACTCCCGCTCTAA
- a CDS encoding putative cyclase (Evidence 3 : Function proposed based on presence of conserved amino acid motif, structural feature or limited homology): MSTEDNKRVVRRLYAEGFKFSAMDEFFSPDLVYHDPPPIPGLKPGLEAIKQTFRTFASAAPEGNPIIHDLIAEGDLVVVRMTAAGLHTGELFGIPPTGKRLEMTGIVIYRFQDGKIVERWAQHDFLGLMHQLGVLAASGYGSSSYSDQLKPSAAAQRSV; the protein is encoded by the coding sequence ATGTCGACGGAAGACAACAAGCGTGTGGTGCGTCGCCTTTACGCCGAAGGGTTCAAATTCTCGGCGATGGATGAGTTTTTTTCCCCGGATCTTGTCTACCACGATCCACCGCCGATTCCCGGTCTTAAGCCCGGACTTGAAGCGATCAAGCAGACGTTCAGGACGTTTGCGTCCGCGGCACCGGAGGGCAACCCTATTATCCACGATCTGATTGCCGAGGGAGACCTGGTGGTGGTCCGAATGACCGCAGCCGGACTGCATACAGGCGAACTGTTCGGTATCCCGCCGACCGGGAAGCGATTGGAGATGACCGGTATTGTGATCTACCGGTTCCAGGACGGGAAGATCGTAGAGCGATGGGCGCAGCATGACTTCCTGGGGCTCATGCACCAGCTAGGAGTGCTGGCTGCGAGCGGATATGGGTCCTCATCCTATTCTGACCAGCTTAAGCCGAGCGCGGCCGCGCAGAGGAGTGTATGA